A part of Paenibacillus sp. IHBB 10380 genomic DNA contains:
- a CDS encoding DUF5665 domain-containing protein, translating into MQTQDRTEQIFKLTSSIAQQLEKSRITEYIGLLNRPWRLIWLNMLAGTARGVGIAIGFTFFAATIIYLLQVLGALNLPIIGDYIADIVRIVQRQLELDY; encoded by the coding sequence ATGCAAACACAGGATCGCACTGAGCAGATATTCAAACTCACTTCAAGCATTGCGCAGCAGCTAGAGAAATCGCGGATTACAGAATATATAGGGCTTCTGAATCGACCTTGGCGATTAATATGGCTGAATATGTTAGCCGGTACTGCGCGAGGGGTAGGGATCGCGATCGGGTTCACTTTTTTTGCAGCTACGATTATTTATCTTCTTCAAGTATTAGGAGCTCTGAATTTACCCATTATAGGTGATTACATTGCTGATATTGTGCGAATTGTACAGCGTCAACTGGAATTAGATTATTAA
- a CDS encoding molecular chaperone DnaK, whose translation MSHLSSSQFNNLRLKLEQEREDIAHRTKENEHHGLEESLRDQTGELSTIDNHPADVATELYNREMDISLLEHDDLQLERIDTALARMDKGVYGTCTRCNCPISYDRLSAIPATEYCIEHTPRQIVSDYRPVEEEFLMPPFGRTSLDERDDQNGFDGEDAWQIVENWGTSDSPALAEGNNISSYNEMEIEADDELEGCVEPFESFLAADITGKPIGIMRNRQYLKYVENGEGFNILDPNAPVRHQD comes from the coding sequence ATGTCCCATCTTTCGTCATCCCAATTCAACAATCTTCGTTTGAAGTTAGAGCAAGAACGAGAAGATATCGCTCATCGAACGAAGGAGAATGAACATCATGGGCTAGAGGAATCTCTGCGTGATCAGACGGGTGAATTATCAACGATAGATAACCATCCTGCTGATGTGGCCACTGAACTCTACAACCGCGAAATGGATATATCTCTTCTAGAGCATGATGATTTACAACTAGAACGCATTGACACAGCACTCGCTCGCATGGATAAAGGTGTTTACGGAACATGTACCCGATGTAACTGCCCCATTTCTTATGATCGTCTGTCGGCTATTCCAGCAACCGAATACTGTATTGAACACACACCGCGACAAATCGTTTCTGATTATCGTCCAGTGGAAGAAGAATTTCTTATGCCTCCCTTTGGTCGAACGAGTCTCGATGAGCGAGATGATCAGAATGGCTTCGATGGAGAAGATGCATGGCAAATTGTTGAGAACTGGGGTACATCCGATAGCCCCGCACTCGCTGAAGGAAACAACATTAGTAGCTACAATGAAATGGAAATCGAAGCTGACGATGAATTGGAGGGCTGTGTTGAACCTTTTGAAAGTTTCTTAGCCGCAGATATTACAGGTAAGCCTATTGGTATTATGCGTAATAGGCAATACCTTAAATATGTGGAGAATGGGGAAGGTTTTAATATACTTGATCCTAATGCCCCCGTTCGTCACCAAGATTAA
- the lspA gene encoding signal peptidase II: protein MIYYIIAFIALLVDQGTKYLIATRLELSEQIPVIGDFFLITSHRNRGAAFGILQDQRWFFIVITSIVVIGILWYLQKVRHSNNKLLPLALSLVLGGAVGNFIDRMLNGEVVDFLQFNFGSYTFPIFNVADSCIVVGVALIIVDSLLDMKRTSVNQNEEGNEEA from the coding sequence GTGATATATTACATTATTGCGTTCATTGCTTTGTTGGTGGATCAAGGAACTAAATATTTGATTGCTACCCGATTGGAGTTAAGTGAGCAAATACCCGTTATCGGTGATTTTTTCCTGATTACCTCTCATCGTAATCGGGGTGCAGCTTTCGGAATACTTCAAGATCAGCGTTGGTTCTTTATAGTGATTACATCGATCGTGGTGATTGGGATTCTCTGGTATTTACAGAAAGTAAGGCACTCCAACAACAAGCTTCTTCCGCTTGCCTTAAGTCTTGTGCTTGGTGGCGCAGTTGGGAATTTCATTGATCGTATGTTGAATGGAGAAGTCGTTGATTTCTTGCAATTTAATTTCGGTAGCTACACATTCCCTATTTTTAATGTGGCCGATTCATGTATTGTGGTTGGTGTAGCGCTTATTATTGTAGACTCATTGTTGGATATGAAGAGAACATCAGTTAATCAGAACGAGGAAGGAAATGAAGAAGCGTGA
- a CDS encoding RluA family pseudouridine synthase, whose amino-acid sequence MLEQDLDLREWTIDESYAKERIDKYITEVWEEEISRSQVQLWITGDHVKVNGNSVKANYKLSVGDHVEVDVPAPVTVEIIPENIPLEVVYEDSDVIVVNKPKGMVVHPAPGHSSGTLVNALMYHCTDLSGINGEIRPGIVHRIDKDTSGLIMAAKNDKAHASLAAQLKAHTVTRRYIALVHGSVSHDQGTVDAPLGRDPKDRKMFTVTEKNSKRAVTHFTVKERLGDYTLLELQLETGRTHQIRVHMKFIGHSLVGDPLYGRNKGIKLNGQALHAGVLGFIHPSSAEYMEFSAPIPEDLEELIAGLRSR is encoded by the coding sequence ATGCTTGAGCAAGACTTAGATTTAAGGGAATGGACGATTGATGAGAGTTATGCTAAAGAACGAATTGATAAATACATAACCGAAGTGTGGGAAGAGGAAATATCTCGTTCTCAGGTTCAGTTGTGGATTACTGGTGATCATGTGAAAGTGAATGGCAACAGCGTTAAAGCGAACTATAAACTTTCGGTAGGTGATCATGTTGAGGTTGATGTTCCCGCACCCGTGACGGTGGAAATTATTCCAGAGAACATTCCACTTGAAGTTGTGTATGAGGATTCAGATGTCATTGTGGTCAATAAACCCAAAGGGATGGTAGTCCACCCGGCTCCAGGTCACTCGTCCGGAACGTTAGTTAATGCCCTTATGTATCATTGTACTGATTTATCAGGCATCAATGGTGAGATTCGCCCAGGCATTGTTCATCGGATTGATAAAGATACATCTGGACTTATTATGGCAGCTAAGAATGATAAAGCCCATGCTTCTCTCGCGGCTCAGCTCAAGGCACATACGGTTACACGGCGTTATATAGCGCTGGTTCATGGGAGCGTTAGTCATGATCAAGGAACAGTAGATGCACCTCTTGGACGTGATCCTAAGGATCGTAAAATGTTCACGGTTACGGAAAAGAACAGTAAGCGTGCGGTGACTCATTTCACAGTAAAAGAGCGTCTTGGCGACTACACATTACTTGAGCTCCAGCTAGAGACAGGGCGGACACATCAGATTCGTGTTCATATGAAGTTTATTGGACATTCGTTAGTCGGTGATCCATTATATGGACGTAACAAAGGGATTAAACTGAACGGTCAGGCACTTCATGCAGGTGTGCTTGGGTTCATTCATCCTTCAAGTGCAGAGTACATGGAATTCTCTGCTCCCATACCTGAGGATTTGGAAGAGCTTATTGCTGGGCTTCGTAGCCGTTAA
- a CDS encoding LL-diaminopimelate aminotransferase, producing MSIEQYQATYIQGNFADRIGGSNYGKDTSIYKFEKIKRAKAAAKKDFPDIELIDMGVGEPDEMADTGIVAKLAEEAAKPENRGYSDNGIPEFKAAAAQYLKEVFGVAGIDPDTEIVHSIGSKPALAMLPSCFINLGDITIMTVPGYPVIGTHTKYLGGEVFTVELKKENQFLPDLNSIPEDIARRAKLLYLNYPNNPTGASATVEFFTSVVKWAKKYDVVVVHDAPYAALTYDGMKPLSFLSVPGAKDVGVELHSLSKSYNMTGWRIGFVAGNPLVVKAFSDVKDNNDSGQFIAIQKAAVYGLSHPEITEQIALKYSRRHNLLVDVLNELGFTAEKPRGSFFLYVEAPKGIKGGQRFESGEDFSQFLIREKLISTVPWDDAGHFVRFSVTFIANGEEDEKRVISEIKRRLSDVQFEF from the coding sequence ATGAGTATTGAACAATATCAAGCAACTTATATCCAAGGTAACTTTGCAGACCGCATCGGCGGTTCCAACTATGGTAAAGACACATCCATTTATAAATTCGAAAAAATTAAGCGTGCTAAAGCTGCCGCTAAGAAGGATTTTCCTGATATCGAACTTATCGATATGGGAGTTGGAGAACCTGATGAGATGGCTGATACGGGCATTGTGGCCAAGCTTGCTGAAGAAGCAGCTAAACCAGAGAATCGCGGCTACTCCGATAATGGTATCCCAGAATTCAAAGCAGCAGCAGCGCAGTATTTGAAAGAAGTATTCGGTGTAGCTGGTATAGATCCGGATACTGAAATCGTTCACTCTATTGGTTCTAAGCCAGCACTAGCGATGCTTCCTTCTTGTTTCATTAATCTGGGAGACATTACAATTATGACGGTTCCTGGATATCCGGTTATTGGAACACACACGAAATATTTAGGTGGAGAAGTGTTCACTGTGGAGTTGAAGAAGGAGAATCAATTTCTTCCTGACCTGAACAGTATTCCAGAAGACATTGCTCGTCGGGCTAAGTTACTATACTTAAATTATCCGAACAACCCAACAGGCGCTAGTGCGACAGTAGAATTTTTTACTAGTGTGGTTAAATGGGCGAAAAAGTATGACGTAGTTGTCGTGCACGATGCCCCTTACGCTGCACTAACTTATGACGGTATGAAGCCATTAAGTTTCCTTTCCGTACCTGGTGCCAAAGATGTAGGAGTTGAGCTTCATTCTCTATCTAAGTCTTATAATATGACGGGCTGGAGAATTGGGTTTGTAGCGGGGAACCCTTTGGTTGTGAAAGCGTTCAGTGATGTGAAGGATAATAACGATTCTGGACAGTTCATAGCGATCCAGAAAGCTGCAGTATATGGTTTGTCTCATCCTGAGATTACAGAACAAATTGCACTTAAATATTCTCGTCGCCATAATCTGTTGGTGGATGTACTCAACGAGCTTGGTTTTACTGCTGAGAAACCTAGAGGTTCCTTTTTCTTATACGTAGAAGCACCTAAGGGAATTAAAGGTGGACAGCGTTTCGAATCCGGGGAGGACTTCTCTCAATTTCTTATTCGTGAGAAACTAATCTCTACAGTGCCTTGGGACGATGCAGGACATTTCGTTCGGTTCTCAGTTACGTTCATTGCCAACGGTGAAGAAGATGAGAAACGGGTTATCTCTGAAATTAAGCGTCGTCTAAGTGATGTACAATTCGAATTCTAA
- the pyrR gene encoding bifunctional pyr operon transcriptional regulator/uracil phosphoribosyltransferase PyrR translates to MNKEVHVIMDETAIRRALTRIAHEILEKNKGIGDCILIGIRTRGVYLAQRMAERIHEIEGTPIPWGELDVTGYRDDRVQAGEEGISSVNNVANQLKESLGNVSIQDKKIILFDDVLYTGRTIRAAMDALMDCGRPRMIQLAVLADRGHRELPIRPDYIGKNVPTSNHEQIEVALIEADGKDEVTISQYREERV, encoded by the coding sequence ATGAATAAAGAAGTACATGTCATTATGGATGAAACAGCGATTCGTCGAGCCTTGACTAGAATAGCACATGAAATATTGGAGAAGAACAAGGGTATTGGTGATTGTATTCTGATCGGAATCCGTACAAGGGGCGTATATTTAGCCCAAAGAATGGCAGAACGGATACATGAGATCGAAGGAACGCCGATTCCTTGGGGAGAGCTAGACGTCACAGGCTACCGAGATGATCGGGTACAGGCAGGTGAAGAGGGGATATCATCCGTTAATAACGTAGCTAACCAACTGAAAGAGAGTCTTGGAAACGTGAGTATACAAGATAAAAAAATTATATTGTTTGATGATGTACTGTATACAGGACGGACGATCCGTGCAGCAATGGATGCTTTGATGGATTGTGGGCGTCCGCGAATGATTCAATTAGCCGTGCTTGCAGACCGCGGACATCGAGAACTACCGATCAGACCTGATTATATAGGAAAGAACGTACCGACTTCCAACCATGAACAGATTGAAGTGGCCTTAATAGAAGCAGATGGTAAAGACGAGGTAACGATTTCTCAGTATAGAGAGGAGAGAGTGTAA
- a CDS encoding aspartate carbamoyltransferase catalytic subunit, producing the protein MMTATHLKERSLLGLKDLSRNEIESILDRAAYWEAQSEKVVPMLNSRFVANMFFENSTRTRFSFEMAEKRLGAQVLNFAAAASSVDKGESIYDTVRTLESMGIDAGVIRLKPDGVLQNLAETVNVPLINAGDGNNEHPTQALLDLYTMRKKFGYLKGLKVSIIGDIQHSRVARSDLWALKKFGAEVRFCAPNSMRAPELEQHAAYVSMDEAMEADVVMMLRVQLERHATGILKSAAAYREQYGLTEARAAKLSKDTIIMHPAPVNRNVEIDDLVVESSQSMIFPQMSNGVPIRMAVIERALRN; encoded by the coding sequence ATGATGACAGCTACTCATCTGAAAGAACGTAGTCTGCTTGGTCTAAAGGATTTGAGCCGGAATGAGATCGAATCTATTCTCGATAGAGCAGCTTATTGGGAAGCACAGAGCGAGAAGGTCGTTCCTATGCTGAACTCACGATTTGTGGCTAACATGTTTTTTGAGAATAGTACAAGAACCCGATTCTCCTTCGAAATGGCTGAGAAACGTCTTGGAGCACAGGTGCTGAATTTTGCAGCAGCAGCTTCTAGTGTTGACAAGGGTGAATCGATCTACGATACGGTACGAACGCTTGAATCCATGGGTATTGATGCTGGAGTCATTCGCTTAAAGCCAGATGGGGTTCTACAGAATCTTGCCGAGACCGTTAATGTGCCCTTGATTAACGCTGGAGACGGTAACAATGAACATCCAACTCAGGCACTGCTGGATCTGTACACAATGCGTAAGAAATTTGGATACCTTAAAGGTCTGAAAGTGTCCATTATTGGAGATATACAGCACAGTAGAGTGGCTCGTTCAGATCTTTGGGCATTGAAGAAGTTCGGAGCGGAGGTAAGGTTCTGCGCACCTAACAGTATGAGAGCACCTGAACTTGAACAACACGCAGCGTATGTATCGATGGATGAAGCTATGGAAGCGGATGTAGTTATGATGCTTAGAGTTCAACTCGAACGTCATGCAACAGGTATCCTGAAATCCGCTGCGGCATATAGAGAGCAATATGGTTTGACAGAAGCAAGAGCAGCTAAGTTATCCAAGGATACGATCATTATGCATCCTGCACCGGTGAATCGTAATGTTGAGATTGATGATCTTGTGGTGGAGAGTTCACAGTCTATGATTTTTCCTCAAATGAGTAATGGCGTGCCCATTCGAATGGCGGTTATTGAACGCGCTTTGAGGAATTAA
- a CDS encoding dihydroorotase, producing the protein MVTIIMNASVLNEQGMQESKHIILENGTIKSLLDGHVEVSNLQQEAAEIVDAKGRLVTPGFIDMHVHLREPGFEHKETIESGSRSAAKGGFTTIACMPNTRPVTDHPDVIKLVLEKAREAGIVKVLPYAAITKSELGRELTDFAALKEAGAIGFTDDGVGVQSAQMMKDAMYKAAALDMPVIAHCEDNSLVVGACVAEGDFANRHGLKGIPNESEAIHVGRDILLAEATGVHYHVCHVSTEQSVRLIRQAKAIGIHVTAEVCPHHLVLSEQDIPGLDANWKMNPPLRSPRDVEACIEGLLDGTLDMIVTDHAPHSAEEKAKGMELAPFGIVGFETAFPLLYTKFVATGLWDLSLLVQRMTADPAKVFGLSTGRLVEGSPADLTMIDLEAEREVNPKEFVSKGQNTPFTGWKLKGWPVTTWVNGNIVWSE; encoded by the coding sequence ATGGTAACTATAATCATGAATGCAAGTGTTCTCAATGAGCAAGGTATGCAAGAGAGTAAACATATTATACTCGAGAATGGCACAATTAAATCTCTATTGGATGGTCATGTAGAGGTGTCCAACCTTCAACAAGAAGCAGCAGAGATTGTGGATGCAAAAGGTAGGCTAGTAACTCCAGGATTCATTGATATGCATGTCCATTTACGTGAACCTGGCTTCGAACATAAAGAAACGATTGAAAGTGGGAGTCGATCAGCGGCAAAAGGTGGATTTACAACCATTGCCTGCATGCCCAATACGCGGCCTGTAACGGATCATCCAGATGTAATTAAGCTTGTGCTTGAGAAGGCACGTGAAGCTGGAATTGTAAAGGTTCTACCTTACGCAGCTATTACGAAGAGTGAGCTTGGACGTGAGTTAACGGATTTCGCAGCATTGAAAGAAGCAGGAGCGATTGGGTTCACCGATGATGGCGTTGGTGTGCAGAGTGCGCAAATGATGAAGGATGCGATGTATAAGGCAGCCGCACTTGATATGCCAGTTATAGCACACTGTGAAGATAATTCACTGGTAGTTGGTGCATGTGTGGCTGAAGGAGATTTCGCTAATAGACATGGTTTGAAGGGAATTCCTAACGAATCCGAAGCTATACATGTTGGTAGGGATATTCTGTTAGCTGAAGCCACTGGTGTTCATTATCATGTGTGCCATGTTAGTACTGAACAATCGGTGCGGTTGATTCGCCAAGCGAAAGCCATTGGTATTCATGTTACTGCTGAGGTATGCCCGCATCACTTGGTGTTGTCCGAACAAGATATTCCGGGTCTAGATGCGAACTGGAAGATGAACCCTCCGCTGCGTTCACCACGAGATGTGGAGGCATGCATCGAAGGTTTGTTAGATGGAACACTGGATATGATTGTGACGGATCATGCTCCACATAGTGCTGAGGAGAAGGCAAAAGGAATGGAGCTTGCTCCGTTTGGGATTGTGGGATTCGAAACTGCGTTCCCACTTCTGTATACGAAGTTCGTAGCGACTGGGTTATGGGATTTATCCTTGCTAGTGCAACGTATGACTGCTGATCCTGCTAAAGTATTCGGTTTATCTACGGGGCGGCTTGTGGAAGGAAGTCCGGCTGATCTAACAATGATTGATTTGGAAGCTGAAAGGGAAGTTAACCCGAAGGAGTTCGTCTCCAAAGGACAGAATACACCTTTTACAGGATGGAAATTAAAAGGATGGCCAGTCACAACGTGGGTAAATGGCAACATCGTCTGGTCAGAGTAG
- the carA gene encoding glutamine-hydrolyzing carbamoyl-phosphate synthase small subunit, translated as MQARLLLENGTLFTGLAFGAEGESTGEVVFNTGITGYQEVLSDPSYCGQIITMTHPLIGNYGITRDDFESVAPFIHGFVVRRHEPTPSNWRAEYSVDDLLKEHGIVGISEIDTRMLTRIIRSYGTMRGLLTTSAASVAELQERLVGSEVLRDQVARTSTKYTYNSPGSKERIVLVDFGAKSGILRELSARGCDVVVVPQDTTAEQISRLRPDGILLSNGPGDPKDVPQAVKTVSELLGKYPIFGICLGHQLFALACGADTEKLKFGHRGGNHPVKELSSNRCYITSQNHGYTVNEESILNTDLEVTHINNNDKTIEGLKHSNYPAFSVQYHPEAAPGPQDSSYLFDEFLQMIADHKINYPAKPRQAELAAAVKGALQNA; from the coding sequence ATGCAGGCAAGATTGTTATTGGAGAATGGGACATTGTTTACAGGGTTGGCTTTTGGAGCAGAGGGTGAATCTACAGGTGAAGTTGTATTTAATACAGGAATAACAGGTTATCAAGAGGTTCTCTCGGATCCTTCTTACTGTGGCCAAATTATAACGATGACTCATCCACTAATTGGTAACTACGGAATTACTCGTGACGATTTCGAGTCTGTAGCACCATTTATCCATGGATTTGTCGTGCGCCGTCATGAGCCTACACCAAGTAACTGGCGTGCAGAGTACAGCGTGGATGATCTGTTGAAGGAACATGGAATCGTAGGTATTAGTGAGATTGATACGCGTATGTTAACTCGTATCATTCGTAGCTATGGCACAATGAGAGGGCTTCTAACAACTTCTGCTGCCTCTGTAGCAGAGTTACAAGAAAGATTAGTGGGTAGTGAAGTTCTGAGAGATCAAGTAGCACGCACATCTACAAAGTATACGTACAATAGCCCTGGATCAAAAGAACGGATCGTACTTGTTGATTTTGGAGCTAAAAGTGGGATTCTACGCGAACTTTCAGCACGTGGTTGTGATGTTGTTGTTGTCCCTCAAGACACTACTGCGGAGCAAATTAGCCGTTTACGTCCAGATGGTATTCTATTATCTAATGGTCCTGGGGACCCTAAGGATGTACCTCAAGCAGTAAAAACAGTATCTGAGCTTCTTGGGAAATACCCGATATTCGGCATTTGTCTAGGGCATCAATTATTTGCTCTTGCTTGTGGTGCAGATACGGAGAAATTAAAGTTCGGTCACCGTGGGGGTAACCATCCTGTGAAGGAATTGTCTAGCAACCGTTGCTATATTACTTCACAAAACCATGGTTACACAGTCAATGAAGAGTCTATTCTCAACACAGATTTAGAAGTTACGCATATTAACAATAATGATAAGACCATTGAGGGTCTAAAACATAGTAACTATCCAGCATTCTCTGTGCAGTATCATCCGGAAGCGGCACCTGGACCCCAAGATAGTAGCTATCTGTTCGACGAATTCCTGCAAATGATTGCGGATCATAAAATCAACTACCCAGCTAAACCGCGTCAAGCCGAATTAGCCGCAGCCGTGAAAGGAGCATTACAAAATGCCTAA